A window of Mixophyes fleayi isolate aMixFle1 chromosome 10, aMixFle1.hap1, whole genome shotgun sequence contains these coding sequences:
- the NUP93 gene encoding nuclear pore complex protein Nup93 isoform X1 produces the protein MDQSESSGVRARGDQQRRLRFPLTMDGEGFGELLQQAEQLAAETEGVTELPHVERNLQEIQQAGERLRSRTMTRTSQESANVKASVLLGSRGLDISHISHRLESLSAATTFEPLEPVKDTDIQGFLKNEKDNALLSAIEESRRRTFAMAEEYHRESMLVEWEQVKQRILHTLLASGEDDLGFSQESETSYTSELGAPSRSSLDNVEMAYARQIYVYNEKVVSGHLQPNLVDLCVTVAERLDDKNISDVWVMVKQMTDVLLVPATDALKSRCSVQMQMAFVRQALNFLEESYKNYTMMSVFANLQQAQLGGVPGTYNLVRSFLNIRLPAPIPGLQDGELEGFPVWALIYYCLRCGDILAAQQVVNRVQHQLGEFKNWFQEYVHSNDRRLCPATENKLRLHYRRAVRSSTDPYKRAVYCIIGRCDVADNHTELADKTEDYLWLKLSQICFEDDTSSSPQDRLTLPQFQKQLLEDYGESHFGGNQHAFLYFQVLFLTAQFEAAIAYLFRMERTRCHAVHVALALFELKLLLKSSGQSAQLLAQEAGDPIGIRRLNFVRLLMLYTRKFESTDPREALQYFYFLRNERDSQDKNMFLRCVSELVIESREFDMLLGKLEKDGTRKPGAIDKFTRDTKPIIGEVAAAAEQKGLFEEAAKLYDLAKNPDKVLELTNKLLSPVVSQISAPQSNKERLKNMALSIAERYRAQGVSAEKSVNSTFYLLLDLITFFDNYHAGHIDLAFDVIERLKLVPLSQDSVEERVAAFRNFSDEIRHNLSEVLLSTMNILFTQYKRLKSSGPSTLGRPQRVLDDKDSVLRSQAHALITFAGMIPYRMSGDTNARLVQMEILMN, from the exons ATGGACCAATCAGAGAGCAGCGGTGTGAGAGCGCGAGGAGACCAGCAGAGGCGGCTCAG ATTTCCCCTCACAATGGACGGCGAGGGTTTTGGAGAGCTGCTGCAGCAAGCAGAACAATTGGCTGCAGAGACTGAGGGAGTAACAGAGTTACCTCATGTGGAACGTAATCTCCAGGAGATTCAGCAGGCGGGGGAGAGGCTGCGCTCCAGGACTATGACCCGTACCTCCCAGGAGTCAGCCAACGTTAAAGC GTCTGTTTTGTTGGGCTCCCGAGGCTTGGACATATCTCACATATCCCACAGGCTTGAGAGTCTCAGCGCAGCCACAACATTTGAGCCTCTTGAGCCAGTGAAAGACACAGATATCCAG ggatTTCTAAAGAATGAGAAGGACAATGCACTGCTGTCTGCTATTGAGGAATCCAGGAGGAGG ACGTTTGCTATGGCGGAGGAGTACCACAGAGAGTCCATGCTCGTGGAGTGGGAACAAGTCAAGCAGAGGATCCTCCACACATTGCTTGCCTCGGGGGAGGATGACTTGGGCTTCTCACAGGAGTCTGAG ACAAGCTACACCAGCGAGCTTGGCGCTCCCAGTCGCAGTTCTCTTGATAATGTGGAAATGGCGTATGCACGGCAG ATTTATGTATACAATGAGAAGGTGGTGAGTGGACACCTACAACCCAACCTTGTAGATCTGTGTGTAACAGTCGCTGAGAGATTGGATGACAAG AATATATCTGATGTCTGGGTGATGGTGAAACAGATGACCGATGTTCTGCTAGTCCCAGCCACTGATGCATTGAAAAGTCGCTGCTCAGTCCAGATGCAAATGGCTTTTGTGAGACAGGCGTTAAACTTCCTAGAAGAAAG TTATAAGAACTACACTATGATGAGTGTCTTTGCCAACCTGCAACAGGCTCAGCTGGGAGGTGTCCCTGGGACCTACAATCTTGTGCGAAGCTTCCTTAATATCAGACTGCCTGCGCCTATTCCTGGATTACAG GATGGTGAACTGGAAGGGTTCCCGGTCTGGGCACTGATCTATTACTGCTTGCGCTGCGGGGATATCTTGGCAGCACAGCAGGTGGTGAACAGAGTGCAGCATCAGCTGGGAGAATTCAAGAACTGGTTCCAGGAATACGTCCACAGCAATGACCGCAG GTTATGTCCAGCAACAGAAAACAAGCTCCGCTTACATTACAGAAGAGCTGTAAGGTCGAGCACTGACCCGTATAAGAGAGCAGTGTACTGTATAATTGGTCGCTGTGACGTGGCCGACAATCATACTGAGCTGGCGGATAAAACAGAAGACTACCTATGGCTAAAG TTGAGTCAGATTTGCTTTGAAGATGACACCAGCAGCTCCCCGCAAGACAGATTGACGCTGCCGCAGTTCCAGAAGCAGCTTCTTGAAGACTACG GCGAGTCTCACTTTGGCGGCAACCAGCATGCTTTCCTGTACTTTCAAGTCCTCTTCCTAACCGCGCAGTTTGAAGCTGCTATCGCCTACTTGTTTCGCATGGAGCGTACGCGTTGTCATGCCGTGCACGTGGCACTTGCTCTCTTTGAGTTGAAGCTGCTTTTAAAGTCATCTGGACAAAGTGCGCAGTTGT TGGCTCAGGAGGCTGGAGACCCCATTGGTATCAGGCGCCTGAACTTTGTCCGCCTCCTTATGCTGTACACGCGGAAGTTTGAGTCGACGGATCCACGAGAAGCCTTACAGTATTTTTACTTTCTCAG AAATGAGAGAGACAGCCAGGATAAGAACATGTTCCTGCGGTGTGTCAGCGAGCTGGTGATTGAAAGCCGAGAG TTTGACATGCTGCTGGGAAAGCTGGAGAAGGATGGTACAAGGAAG CCTGGTGCAATAGATAAATTCACAAGGGACACAAAGCCGATTATTGGTGAGGTGGCGGCTGCAGCAGAACAGAAGGGACTGTTtgaagaagcagctaaactctACGACTTGGCAAAG AACCCAGACAAAGTTTTGGAGTTaactaataagctgctgagtcctGTAGTTTCTCAAATCAGCGCTCCACAGTCCAACAAGGAACGACTCAAAAACATGGCTCTGTCTATTGCTGAAAG ataCAGAGCCCAGGGTGTAAGTGCTGAAAAATCAGTAAACTCCACGTTTTATCTGCTGCTGGATTTGATTACCTTTTTTGATAACTATCACGCTGGCCACATCGATCTGGCATTTGAT GTTATCGAGAGGCTGAAGCTTGTCCCACTGAGTCAggacagtgtggaggagagagTTGCTGCATTCAGAAATTTCAGTGACGAG ATCAGACATAATTTGTCTGAAGTTCTCCTTTCAACTATGAACATATTATTCACTCAGTACAAGAGGTTAAAGAGCAGCGGCCCCTCCACCCTTGGCAGACCGCAGCGGGTCTTAGATGATAAAGACTCG GTCTTACGCAGCCAAGCCCACGCCCTCATCACCTTCGCTGGAATGATCCCATATAGGATGTCTGGAGACACAAATGCCCGACTTGTACAGATGGAAATTCTAATGAACTGA
- the NUP93 gene encoding nuclear pore complex protein Nup93 isoform X2, whose translation MDGEGFGELLQQAEQLAAETEGVTELPHVERNLQEIQQAGERLRSRTMTRTSQESANVKASVLLGSRGLDISHISHRLESLSAATTFEPLEPVKDTDIQGFLKNEKDNALLSAIEESRRRTFAMAEEYHRESMLVEWEQVKQRILHTLLASGEDDLGFSQESETSYTSELGAPSRSSLDNVEMAYARQIYVYNEKVVSGHLQPNLVDLCVTVAERLDDKNISDVWVMVKQMTDVLLVPATDALKSRCSVQMQMAFVRQALNFLEESYKNYTMMSVFANLQQAQLGGVPGTYNLVRSFLNIRLPAPIPGLQDGELEGFPVWALIYYCLRCGDILAAQQVVNRVQHQLGEFKNWFQEYVHSNDRRLCPATENKLRLHYRRAVRSSTDPYKRAVYCIIGRCDVADNHTELADKTEDYLWLKLSQICFEDDTSSSPQDRLTLPQFQKQLLEDYGESHFGGNQHAFLYFQVLFLTAQFEAAIAYLFRMERTRCHAVHVALALFELKLLLKSSGQSAQLLAQEAGDPIGIRRLNFVRLLMLYTRKFESTDPREALQYFYFLRNERDSQDKNMFLRCVSELVIESREFDMLLGKLEKDGTRKPGAIDKFTRDTKPIIGEVAAAAEQKGLFEEAAKLYDLAKNPDKVLELTNKLLSPVVSQISAPQSNKERLKNMALSIAERYRAQGVSAEKSVNSTFYLLLDLITFFDNYHAGHIDLAFDVIERLKLVPLSQDSVEERVAAFRNFSDEIRHNLSEVLLSTMNILFTQYKRLKSSGPSTLGRPQRVLDDKDSVLRSQAHALITFAGMIPYRMSGDTNARLVQMEILMN comes from the exons ATGGACGGCGAGGGTTTTGGAGAGCTGCTGCAGCAAGCAGAACAATTGGCTGCAGAGACTGAGGGAGTAACAGAGTTACCTCATGTGGAACGTAATCTCCAGGAGATTCAGCAGGCGGGGGAGAGGCTGCGCTCCAGGACTATGACCCGTACCTCCCAGGAGTCAGCCAACGTTAAAGC GTCTGTTTTGTTGGGCTCCCGAGGCTTGGACATATCTCACATATCCCACAGGCTTGAGAGTCTCAGCGCAGCCACAACATTTGAGCCTCTTGAGCCAGTGAAAGACACAGATATCCAG ggatTTCTAAAGAATGAGAAGGACAATGCACTGCTGTCTGCTATTGAGGAATCCAGGAGGAGG ACGTTTGCTATGGCGGAGGAGTACCACAGAGAGTCCATGCTCGTGGAGTGGGAACAAGTCAAGCAGAGGATCCTCCACACATTGCTTGCCTCGGGGGAGGATGACTTGGGCTTCTCACAGGAGTCTGAG ACAAGCTACACCAGCGAGCTTGGCGCTCCCAGTCGCAGTTCTCTTGATAATGTGGAAATGGCGTATGCACGGCAG ATTTATGTATACAATGAGAAGGTGGTGAGTGGACACCTACAACCCAACCTTGTAGATCTGTGTGTAACAGTCGCTGAGAGATTGGATGACAAG AATATATCTGATGTCTGGGTGATGGTGAAACAGATGACCGATGTTCTGCTAGTCCCAGCCACTGATGCATTGAAAAGTCGCTGCTCAGTCCAGATGCAAATGGCTTTTGTGAGACAGGCGTTAAACTTCCTAGAAGAAAG TTATAAGAACTACACTATGATGAGTGTCTTTGCCAACCTGCAACAGGCTCAGCTGGGAGGTGTCCCTGGGACCTACAATCTTGTGCGAAGCTTCCTTAATATCAGACTGCCTGCGCCTATTCCTGGATTACAG GATGGTGAACTGGAAGGGTTCCCGGTCTGGGCACTGATCTATTACTGCTTGCGCTGCGGGGATATCTTGGCAGCACAGCAGGTGGTGAACAGAGTGCAGCATCAGCTGGGAGAATTCAAGAACTGGTTCCAGGAATACGTCCACAGCAATGACCGCAG GTTATGTCCAGCAACAGAAAACAAGCTCCGCTTACATTACAGAAGAGCTGTAAGGTCGAGCACTGACCCGTATAAGAGAGCAGTGTACTGTATAATTGGTCGCTGTGACGTGGCCGACAATCATACTGAGCTGGCGGATAAAACAGAAGACTACCTATGGCTAAAG TTGAGTCAGATTTGCTTTGAAGATGACACCAGCAGCTCCCCGCAAGACAGATTGACGCTGCCGCAGTTCCAGAAGCAGCTTCTTGAAGACTACG GCGAGTCTCACTTTGGCGGCAACCAGCATGCTTTCCTGTACTTTCAAGTCCTCTTCCTAACCGCGCAGTTTGAAGCTGCTATCGCCTACTTGTTTCGCATGGAGCGTACGCGTTGTCATGCCGTGCACGTGGCACTTGCTCTCTTTGAGTTGAAGCTGCTTTTAAAGTCATCTGGACAAAGTGCGCAGTTGT TGGCTCAGGAGGCTGGAGACCCCATTGGTATCAGGCGCCTGAACTTTGTCCGCCTCCTTATGCTGTACACGCGGAAGTTTGAGTCGACGGATCCACGAGAAGCCTTACAGTATTTTTACTTTCTCAG AAATGAGAGAGACAGCCAGGATAAGAACATGTTCCTGCGGTGTGTCAGCGAGCTGGTGATTGAAAGCCGAGAG TTTGACATGCTGCTGGGAAAGCTGGAGAAGGATGGTACAAGGAAG CCTGGTGCAATAGATAAATTCACAAGGGACACAAAGCCGATTATTGGTGAGGTGGCGGCTGCAGCAGAACAGAAGGGACTGTTtgaagaagcagctaaactctACGACTTGGCAAAG AACCCAGACAAAGTTTTGGAGTTaactaataagctgctgagtcctGTAGTTTCTCAAATCAGCGCTCCACAGTCCAACAAGGAACGACTCAAAAACATGGCTCTGTCTATTGCTGAAAG ataCAGAGCCCAGGGTGTAAGTGCTGAAAAATCAGTAAACTCCACGTTTTATCTGCTGCTGGATTTGATTACCTTTTTTGATAACTATCACGCTGGCCACATCGATCTGGCATTTGAT GTTATCGAGAGGCTGAAGCTTGTCCCACTGAGTCAggacagtgtggaggagagagTTGCTGCATTCAGAAATTTCAGTGACGAG ATCAGACATAATTTGTCTGAAGTTCTCCTTTCAACTATGAACATATTATTCACTCAGTACAAGAGGTTAAAGAGCAGCGGCCCCTCCACCCTTGGCAGACCGCAGCGGGTCTTAGATGATAAAGACTCG GTCTTACGCAGCCAAGCCCACGCCCTCATCACCTTCGCTGGAATGATCCCATATAGGATGTCTGGAGACACAAATGCCCGACTTGTACAGATGGAAATTCTAATGAACTGA